A single genomic interval of Streptomyces sp. NBC_00663 harbors:
- a CDS encoding glycoside hydrolase family 43 protein — protein MTVLRNPVIRGFAPDPSLVRVGDWHYVATSSFEWFPTLPIHRSRDLAHWEYAGHVRGAVPGGSLAGVPDSGGVWAPSLSWDGERFWVVYSVVRSVGTPYFDLDTYVSTAPAADGPWTAPRRVASHGFDPALFHGEDGRLWLLNMQSDHRPGGRRFAGIVLTELDRETLVPVGETRLLLQHERLVEGPKLLKRGDWYYLVLAEGGTGFEHGVLVARSRALTGPYELDGRPLLTTRDDPAVPLQKAGHAELVETPDGEWFLSHLAARPLRTPAGPRCPLGRETAVQAVVWDEDGWPRLRHGGHHPAVEVDVPTKEHVVQGEPVEGSLGWPWSALREAVDPSWADAEARPGWIRLRGRHGPESRWAHSLLGRRITEHRAEAEVTVEARPRSFTEAAGLVLWYNTEAYLALDLTWAEPEGEGQRGQQWRGAGRTVLSLVERDEDGIRQVALAEVDADRPITLGVSVEDGAARFWYVTETERTRIGPPLDFTKLSDDHGSRLRFTGAMAGIHAVDLVHGAFTADFGGFRLSCHGQ, from the coding sequence GTGACCGTGCTGCGCAACCCGGTCATCCGGGGGTTCGCCCCCGATCCCTCGCTGGTACGAGTCGGTGACTGGCACTACGTGGCGACCAGTTCCTTCGAGTGGTTCCCGACCTTGCCGATCCACCGTTCCCGCGATCTCGCGCACTGGGAGTACGCCGGGCACGTCCGGGGCGCGGTCCCGGGCGGCTCGCTCGCCGGGGTGCCCGACTCCGGTGGCGTCTGGGCGCCCTCGCTGAGCTGGGACGGCGAGCGGTTCTGGGTCGTGTACTCGGTGGTGCGTTCGGTCGGGACGCCGTACTTCGATCTGGACACCTATGTGAGTACGGCGCCGGCGGCGGACGGGCCCTGGACCGCTCCCCGCCGGGTCGCGAGCCATGGCTTCGACCCGGCGCTCTTCCATGGCGAGGACGGCCGGCTGTGGCTGCTGAACATGCAGAGCGACCATCGGCCGGGCGGGCGGCGGTTCGCCGGGATCGTGCTGACCGAGCTGGACCGCGAGACGCTGGTCCCGGTGGGTGAGACGCGGCTGCTGCTCCAGCACGAGCGGCTCGTGGAGGGGCCGAAGCTGCTGAAGCGCGGGGACTGGTACTACCTCGTCCTCGCGGAGGGCGGCACCGGTTTCGAGCACGGGGTGCTCGTCGCCCGCAGCCGCGCCCTGACCGGGCCGTACGAACTCGACGGCCGGCCCCTGCTGACGACGCGCGACGACCCGGCCGTGCCGCTACAGAAGGCCGGGCACGCCGAGCTGGTGGAGACGCCGGACGGCGAGTGGTTCCTCAGTCATCTGGCGGCGCGTCCGCTGCGCACGCCCGCCGGACCGCGCTGCCCGCTGGGGCGGGAGACGGCCGTCCAGGCGGTCGTATGGGACGAGGACGGATGGCCCAGGCTGCGGCACGGCGGGCATCATCCGGCGGTCGAGGTCGACGTACCGACAAAAGAACATGTCGTCCAAGGCGAGCCTGTCGAAGGGAGCTTGGGCTGGCCGTGGAGTGCTCTGCGCGAGGCCGTCGACCCGTCGTGGGCGGACGCCGAGGCCCGGCCGGGGTGGATCCGGCTGCGTGGGCGGCACGGTCCGGAGTCCCGTTGGGCGCACAGTCTGCTCGGCCGGCGGATCACCGAGCACCGCGCGGAGGCCGAGGTCACCGTCGAGGCCCGGCCGCGCAGCTTCACCGAGGCGGCGGGGCTGGTCCTCTGGTACAACACCGAGGCCTACCTGGCGCTGGACCTGACCTGGGCCGAGCCCGAGGGTGAGGGGCAGCGTGGGCAGCAGTGGCGAGGGGCGGGGCGTACGGTGCTCAGCCTCGTGGAGCGGGACGAGGACGGCATCCGGCAGGTGGCCCTGGCCGAGGTCGACGCCGACCGGCCCATCACGCTGGGGGTGAGCGTCGAGGACGGGGCCGCGCGCTTCTGGTACGTCACGGAGACGGAGCGGACACGGATCGGACCGCCGCTCGACTTCACCAAGCTCTCCGACGACCACGGATCGAGACTGCGCTTCACCGGCGCGATGGCCGGCATCCATGCGGTGGACCTGGTGCACGGGGCGTTCACGGCCGACTTCGGCGGGTTCCGGCTCAGCTGCCACGGACAGTAA
- a CDS encoding O-methyltransferase: MDDTPRHLPAALAALRARARDAGFTMSCEERTGSLLAVLAASRPGGRILELGTGVGEGTAWLLSGMDPDARLVSVELDAGYQAVAQAELGDDPRVTFVGGDGGTWLEGYDGAPFDLVFADTWPGKFTHLDRALELVAPGGTYLIDDLDPQPGWPEGHAASVVRLLADLEAREEFRTVRLDWASGLLMAVRAVV; the protein is encoded by the coding sequence ATGGACGACACTCCCCGCCACCTGCCCGCCGCCCTGGCCGCCCTCCGCGCCCGCGCCCGTGACGCGGGCTTCACCATGTCCTGCGAGGAGCGCACGGGAAGCCTCCTCGCCGTGCTCGCGGCGAGCCGCCCCGGTGGCCGCATCCTCGAACTCGGCACCGGGGTGGGGGAGGGCACCGCCTGGCTGCTGAGCGGGATGGACCCGGACGCCCGGCTGGTCAGCGTCGAACTCGACGCCGGGTACCAGGCCGTCGCCCAGGCCGAGTTGGGGGACGATCCGCGTGTCACCTTCGTCGGCGGCGACGGCGGGACATGGCTGGAGGGCTACGACGGCGCGCCCTTCGACCTCGTCTTCGCGGACACCTGGCCGGGCAAGTTCACCCACCTGGACCGGGCTCTGGAACTCGTCGCCCCCGGCGGCACCTATCTGATCGACGACCTCGACCCGCAGCCCGGCTGGCCCGAGGGTCACGCGGCCTCCGTGGTACGGCTGTTGGCCGATCTGGAGGCACGCGAGGAGTTCCGTACCGTGCGGCTGGACTGGGCGAGCGGGCTGTTGATGGCGGTGCGTGCGGTCGTGTGA
- a CDS encoding carbohydrate ABC transporter permease has translation MIRSQRWKGAAFTVPFQLGFVFLYLLPIGYAVYQSLYHEQQSGLGLGGATEKFVGLDNYKEGLTDSAFMGSVLRVVLFACVQIPVMLLISLVLALLLDAVTAKVAGRFRILLLVPYMIPGVVAALVWINLYSPDVGPLTPLGDFFGFHWNFFSPSMVWPSIGNLLTWHGIGYNMVIIYSALQGVPRELFEAARLDGASEWRIARSIKVPFVRGALVLTGMLSIIQMLQIFNEPALFRNITPQTVDDSFTPIMIIYNQAFNAGNYHYAATLSVLLALILGVGSFLFYRLTSREVD, from the coding sequence ATGATTCGCTCACAGCGCTGGAAGGGTGCCGCGTTCACGGTGCCCTTCCAGCTCGGCTTCGTGTTTCTGTATCTGCTCCCCATCGGGTACGCCGTCTATCAGTCGCTCTATCACGAGCAGCAGTCGGGGCTGGGGCTCGGCGGCGCCACCGAGAAGTTCGTCGGTCTCGACAACTACAAGGAGGGGCTGACCGATTCGGCGTTCATGGGGTCCGTGCTGCGGGTGGTGCTCTTCGCCTGCGTGCAGATTCCCGTGATGCTGCTCATCAGCCTGGTGCTGGCACTGCTCCTGGACGCGGTCACCGCCAAGGTCGCCGGCCGGTTCCGGATTCTGCTGCTGGTGCCGTACATGATCCCGGGTGTGGTCGCCGCGCTCGTGTGGATCAACCTGTACAGCCCGGACGTCGGTCCGTTGACGCCGCTCGGTGACTTCTTCGGGTTCCACTGGAACTTCTTCTCGCCGTCCATGGTGTGGCCGTCCATCGGCAACCTGCTGACCTGGCACGGCATCGGCTACAACATGGTGATCATCTACTCCGCGCTGCAAGGCGTGCCGCGTGAGCTCTTCGAGGCGGCGCGGCTGGACGGCGCCTCGGAGTGGCGGATCGCGCGCAGTATCAAGGTGCCGTTCGTGCGGGGCGCGTTGGTGCTGACCGGCATGCTGTCGATCATCCAGATGCTACAGATCTTCAACGAGCCGGCGCTGTTCCGGAACATCACTCCGCAGACCGTCGACGACAGCTTCACCCCGATCATGATCATCTACAACCAGGCGTTCAACGCCGGCAATTACCACTACGCCGCGACCCTGTCGGTGCTGCTCGCACTGATCCTCGGTGTCGGCTCCTTCCTCTTCTACCGGCTCACTTCGAGGGAGGTCGACTGA
- a CDS encoding VOC family protein: MTPRFDAIGLVVSDMAASVAFYRRLGLTFPENAADEPHVEAQLPGGLRLLLDTEATVRSFHADWRPPTGGGSRTGLALRCDSPAEVDTVYAEMVDAGHHGELKPWDAFWGQRYATLHDPDGNGVDLFAPLPTAQ, encoded by the coding sequence ATGACTCCACGATTCGACGCCATCGGCCTCGTAGTCTCCGACATGGCCGCCTCGGTCGCCTTCTACCGCAGGCTCGGTCTCACCTTCCCCGAGAACGCGGCGGACGAGCCGCATGTAGAGGCCCAACTCCCGGGCGGTCTGCGCCTGTTGCTGGACACCGAGGCGACCGTCCGCTCCTTCCACGCGGACTGGCGGCCACCGACCGGGGGCGGCAGCCGCACCGGCCTCGCCCTGCGCTGCGACAGCCCCGCCGAGGTGGACACGGTGTACGCGGAGATGGTCGACGCCGGTCACCATGGCGAGCTCAAGCCCTGGGACGCCTTCTGGGGCCAGCGGTACGCGACCCTGCACGACCCGGACGGCAACGGCGTCGACCTGTTCGCCCCGCTACCGACGGCCCAGTAG
- a CDS encoding NmrA family NAD(P)-binding protein has translation MTENTQRNMTVVVTGASGRTGSRVAESVRAAGFEVRAASRARGFDWEDPTTWAETLRDADAAYLVYPSDVGAPAATEGVGALAREAVGLGVRRLVLLSARGEEQARATEEALKTSGADWTLVQASWFSQNFSEGPLVEEVRHGGLTFPAGEVREPFIDVRDIADVVAAVLSSGERYTGRTVEVTGPRLLSFREAVGEISEATGKKLTYTPVPPRAYGEALTRFGVPAEEAEFLVEVFEGLLDGRNARVTDGVRQVLGREPRDFAEFVRESTAAWT, from the coding sequence ATGACGGAGAACACGCAGCGGAACATGACGGTGGTGGTGACCGGCGCCTCGGGTCGTACGGGCAGCCGGGTGGCGGAGTCGGTGCGGGCGGCCGGGTTCGAGGTGCGGGCCGCGTCCCGGGCGCGGGGCTTCGACTGGGAGGACCCGACGACCTGGGCGGAAACCCTGCGGGACGCGGACGCCGCGTACCTCGTGTACCCCTCCGACGTGGGCGCCCCGGCGGCGACCGAGGGGGTGGGGGCGCTCGCCCGGGAGGCCGTGGGGCTCGGGGTGCGGCGGCTGGTGCTGCTGTCCGCGCGGGGTGAGGAGCAGGCGCGGGCGACCGAGGAGGCGCTCAAGACGTCGGGGGCGGACTGGACCCTCGTACAGGCGTCGTGGTTCTCGCAGAACTTCAGCGAGGGTCCGCTGGTGGAGGAGGTGCGGCACGGCGGGCTGACGTTCCCGGCGGGTGAGGTGCGGGAGCCGTTCATCGATGTGCGGGACATCGCGGACGTGGTGGCGGCGGTGCTGTCGTCCGGGGAGCGGTACACGGGGCGGACCGTGGAGGTGACCGGGCCGCGGTTGCTGTCGTTCCGGGAGGCGGTCGGGGAGATCTCCGAGGCGACCGGGAAGAAGCTGACGTACACGCCGGTTCCCCCGCGCGCCTACGGGGAGGCGCTCACCAGGTTCGGGGTGCCCGCGGAGGAGGCGGAGTTCCTGGTGGAGGTGTTCGAGGGGCTGCTCGACGGGCGGAACGCGCGGGTGACGGACGGCGTACGTCAGGTGCTGGGACGGGAGCCCCGGGACTTCGCGGAGTTCGTCCGCGAGTCCACGGCGGCCTGGACGTAG
- a CDS encoding ThuA domain-containing protein, which translates to MAPRLLLYTRTTDYRHDSIPAGIAAVRALGDFAVDATEDPAALETPLDGYAAVVFLSTSGEVLTAPGRARLAAYLESGGGFVGIHAAACTEYDWPYYGEMLGARFDRHPAHQPGKVLIEDRTHPATRQLPAVWEFTDEWYDFRTNPRDAVRVLASADESSYDGGGMGADHPLVWCREQGAGRVFYTALGHAPEAYEDPDFRAHLLGGITWAAGLD; encoded by the coding sequence ATGGCTCCCCGGCTCCTCCTCTACACCCGCACCACCGACTACCGGCACGACTCCATCCCGGCCGGCATCGCCGCCGTACGCGCCCTCGGCGACTTCGCGGTGGACGCGACCGAGGACCCCGCCGCCCTGGAAACGCCCCTGGACGGGTACGCCGCCGTCGTCTTCCTCTCCACCAGCGGCGAGGTCCTCACCGCCCCCGGCCGCGCGCGCCTCGCCGCCTATCTGGAGTCGGGCGGCGGCTTCGTCGGCATCCACGCGGCGGCCTGCACCGAGTACGACTGGCCCTACTACGGCGAGATGCTGGGCGCCCGGTTCGACCGTCACCCCGCCCACCAGCCCGGCAAGGTGCTGATCGAGGACCGTACCCACCCCGCCACCCGGCAGCTGCCCGCCGTCTGGGAGTTCACCGACGAGTGGTACGACTTCCGCACCAACCCGCGTGACGCGGTACGGGTGTTGGCGTCCGCCGACGAGTCCTCGTACGACGGCGGCGGCATGGGCGCCGACCACCCGCTGGTGTGGTGCCGCGAGCAGGGCGCGGGCCGGGTCTTCTACACGGCCCTCGGCCACGCCCCCGAGGCCTACGAGGACCCGGACTTCCGCGCCCATCTGCTGGGCGGCATCACCTGGGCGGCCGGGCTCGACTAG
- a CDS encoding VOC family protein, with translation MNTIPARLDHLVLATPDLMATVADFTRRTGVAPAPGGVHVGLGTRNFLVALGGSGYLEIIGPDPEQPAPEGPRPFSVDALSVPRTVTWAISPPDLDAAVATARTRGYDPGDIHPMSRRTPDGTLLEWRLTDGDTQHPSGLVPFLIDWGTARHPSASGLPATPLLALSATAPDPDEIRHLLAALDTELPVTEGPLGLTFTVDTPRGPVTFT, from the coding sequence ATGAACACAATTCCTGCACGACTGGACCACCTGGTTCTGGCGACCCCCGATCTCATGGCGACGGTCGCCGACTTCACCCGGCGCACCGGGGTGGCCCCGGCGCCCGGCGGGGTGCATGTCGGGCTCGGTACCCGCAACTTCCTGGTGGCGCTCGGCGGTTCGGGCTATCTGGAGATCATCGGCCCCGATCCCGAGCAGCCGGCGCCCGAGGGGCCGCGCCCCTTCAGCGTGGACGCGCTGAGCGTGCCGCGCACGGTGACCTGGGCGATCAGCCCGCCCGACCTGGACGCGGCGGTGGCGACCGCCCGGACCCGGGGCTATGACCCCGGCGACATCCACCCCATGAGCCGCCGTACCCCTGACGGCACCCTGCTGGAGTGGCGGCTGACGGACGGCGACACCCAACACCCCTCCGGCCTGGTGCCGTTCCTCATCGACTGGGGCACCGCACGCCACCCGTCCGCCTCCGGCCTGCCCGCCACTCCCCTGCTCGCGCTCTCGGCGACGGCCCCCGACCCCGACGAGATCCGCCACCTGCTCGCGGCCCTCGACACCGAACTCCCGGTCACCGAGGGCCCGTTGGGGCTGACCTTCACGGTGGACACGCCACGGGGCCCGGTCACCTTCACCTGA
- a CDS encoding helix-turn-helix domain-containing protein translates to MYAERAGRLPGSVVWTSTPPLFQPGRVLPDGCMDLLWHDGRLLVAGPDTRAFVTGGERSGWAGIRFFPGTAPTFLGVPAREVLDRRVELADLWSAGRVRRLTARVNAAADPARGLEEVALGLAADAGAPDPLLGEVVDALDAGRTVAATADRLELGARQLHRRCLGAFGYGPKTLGRVLRLQRALRLARRGMPYAETAACAGYADQAHLARDVRELAGLPLGELLGRR, encoded by the coding sequence ATGTACGCGGAGAGAGCTGGGCGGCTTCCCGGGTCCGTTGTGTGGACCAGCACCCCGCCCCTGTTCCAGCCCGGCCGTGTCCTTCCCGACGGGTGCATGGATCTGCTCTGGCACGACGGGCGGTTGCTTGTTGCCGGGCCCGATACGCGCGCGTTCGTCACCGGGGGTGAGCGGAGTGGTTGGGCCGGTATTCGGTTCTTTCCCGGCACCGCGCCCACGTTCCTCGGGGTCCCCGCCCGCGAAGTGCTTGACCGGCGGGTCGAACTTGCCGATCTCTGGTCCGCCGGCCGGGTCCGCCGGCTCACCGCACGCGTGAACGCCGCCGCCGATCCTGCGCGCGGGCTCGAAGAGGTGGCGCTCGGTCTCGCGGCCGATGCCGGCGCCCCCGATCCCTTGCTCGGGGAGGTCGTGGACGCCCTCGACGCGGGGCGCACCGTCGCCGCCACCGCCGACCGGCTGGAGCTCGGCGCCCGCCAACTGCACCGGCGGTGCCTCGGTGCGTTCGGGTACGGGCCCAAGACGCTGGGCCGGGTGCTGCGGCTCCAGCGGGCGCTGCGGCTCGCTCGGCGCGGGATGCCGTACGCAGAGACGGCGGCCTGTGCCGGGTACGCCGATCAGGCCCATCTCGCCCGGGACGTAAGGGAGTTGGCGGGGCTGCCGCTCGGTGAGCTACTGGGCCGTCGGTAG
- a CDS encoding LacI family DNA-binding transcriptional regulator — protein MVRTGGTSVAAGPTLAVVAREAGVSVPTASKVVNGREDVAPETRRRVTEALDRLGYVRRPRFDAAKPPGLVDLVVHSLETSWSGAVLHGVEEAAHDAGLEVVVSAGLTRSRGDRPERGWLDKLIARGSSGVLFNLAELTPSQYAWLEQHRIPFVMIDPVLEPPPGVVSVGAANWQGGVTATEHLLALGHERIAIVAGHRRRMCSTARMAGYRSALATAGVRQRPEYVRYAGFDEAEARHRMLELLDLPEPPTAVFVCSDRMALGVYEALAARGLRVPDDMSVVGFDDLPESRWLAPALTTIRQPLSEMSATALRLLVRMMDGKRPEGTRTELSTRLVERTSTGRPRDQGNAGSGG, from the coding sequence ATGGTCCGTACGGGAGGTACGAGCGTGGCGGCCGGGCCGACCCTCGCGGTCGTGGCCCGGGAGGCGGGGGTGTCCGTGCCCACCGCCTCCAAGGTCGTCAACGGTCGTGAGGACGTCGCGCCCGAGACACGGCGCCGGGTCACGGAGGCCCTGGACCGGCTGGGATACGTCCGCCGGCCCCGGTTCGACGCGGCGAAGCCGCCGGGCCTGGTCGACCTCGTCGTGCACTCGCTGGAGACCTCCTGGTCGGGTGCGGTGCTGCACGGGGTGGAGGAGGCGGCCCACGACGCGGGTCTTGAGGTGGTCGTCTCGGCGGGGCTCACCCGCAGCCGGGGCGACCGCCCGGAGCGGGGCTGGCTGGACAAGCTCATCGCCCGTGGCTCCTCGGGGGTGTTGTTCAACCTGGCGGAGCTGACACCGTCGCAGTACGCGTGGCTGGAGCAGCACCGCATCCCGTTCGTGATGATCGACCCGGTGCTCGAACCGCCGCCGGGCGTGGTGTCGGTGGGTGCGGCGAACTGGCAGGGCGGGGTGACCGCGACCGAGCATCTGCTGGCGCTCGGCCATGAGCGGATCGCGATCGTCGCCGGACACCGGCGCAGGATGTGCAGCACCGCCCGGATGGCCGGCTACCGCTCGGCACTCGCCACCGCCGGGGTCCGCCAGCGCCCCGAGTATGTGCGGTACGCCGGTTTCGACGAGGCCGAGGCCCGCCACCGCATGCTGGAGCTCCTCGACCTGCCGGAGCCGCCGACGGCCGTCTTCGTCTGCTCGGACCGGATGGCGCTCGGGGTCTACGAGGCGCTCGCCGCCCGGGGTCTGCGGGTGCCGGACGACATGAGCGTCGTCGGCTTCGACGACCTCCCCGAGTCCCGCTGGCTCGCCCCGGCCCTGACCACGATCCGCCAGCCCCTGTCGGAGATGTCGGCGACGGCCCTGCGGCTCCTGGTCCGCATGATGGACGGCAAACGCCCCGAGGGCACGCGCACGGAGCTGTCGACGCGCCTGGTGGAACGCACGAGCACGGGGCGCCCGCGCGACCAGGGGAACGCGGGGAGCGGCGGCTAG
- a CDS encoding ABC transporter substrate-binding protein — protein sequence MNFTSPRRRFAHVAVAGVALTGLLAACGGSDSGDDGSSGASGPVTLPFWGWANGQDAVVKAFNASHKDIKLKYTKVTDQLTMQKQLTNAVKAGNAPCLVQNTAEYVTSWVSQDALADISQYVDSEKGKFNAGAWASAQVQGKSYGVPTSSAPNFTVYRTDVFDKYGLKAPTTWDEFIAAGKVLKKHGVKITNYAGEDPSTLEVLAMQAGAHWYAIDGNSWKVDFQDAGTLKAAKVIQEIIDNDLNSKLSFADYAAVQRNYDNGGTATRQISTWQQAGMVQNFTKSFGKWALAPWPTFAGEAAKTPAGTNLTGSVTLVTKSCENQKQAAEAALWMSTDPGAVKTMASPETGNGVFPALKDSDSYVAEATSEKLLGKNYDAAQTVVKDSLSTITTDWTFGPNWTAMFTEMQAGWAKVVSKEQTVTDLLAHMQEWTVKDLKSRGISVKG from the coding sequence ATGAACTTCACCAGCCCCCGGAGAAGGTTCGCCCACGTCGCTGTCGCGGGTGTCGCCCTGACAGGTCTGCTCGCCGCGTGTGGCGGGTCGGACTCCGGAGACGACGGGTCCTCAGGGGCGTCGGGTCCGGTCACCCTCCCCTTCTGGGGATGGGCCAACGGCCAGGACGCGGTCGTCAAGGCGTTCAACGCCTCGCACAAGGACATCAAGCTCAAGTACACGAAGGTCACCGACCAGCTGACCATGCAGAAGCAGCTGACGAACGCGGTGAAGGCCGGGAACGCGCCGTGCCTGGTGCAGAACACCGCCGAGTACGTGACCAGCTGGGTCTCGCAGGACGCGCTCGCGGACATCTCGCAGTACGTCGACTCCGAGAAGGGGAAGTTCAACGCCGGGGCCTGGGCCAGTGCGCAGGTGCAGGGCAAGTCGTACGGGGTGCCGACCAGCTCCGCGCCGAACTTCACGGTCTACCGGACCGACGTCTTCGACAAGTACGGGCTGAAGGCACCGACGACATGGGACGAGTTCATCGCCGCGGGCAAGGTGCTCAAGAAGCACGGCGTGAAGATCACCAACTATGCGGGGGAAGACCCCAGCACGCTTGAGGTGCTGGCCATGCAGGCCGGTGCGCACTGGTACGCCATCGACGGGAACTCCTGGAAGGTGGACTTCCAGGACGCGGGGACGCTGAAGGCCGCGAAGGTCATTCAGGAGATCATCGACAACGATCTGAACTCCAAGCTGTCGTTCGCGGACTACGCCGCCGTGCAGCGCAACTACGACAACGGCGGTACCGCCACTCGGCAGATCTCCACCTGGCAGCAGGCGGGCATGGTGCAGAACTTCACCAAGTCCTTCGGGAAGTGGGCGCTCGCGCCGTGGCCGACGTTCGCCGGTGAGGCCGCCAAGACGCCCGCCGGCACCAATCTGACCGGCAGCGTGACGCTGGTGACCAAGAGTTGCGAGAACCAGAAGCAGGCCGCCGAGGCCGCGCTGTGGATGTCCACCGATCCCGGTGCCGTGAAGACCATGGCCAGTCCTGAAACCGGTAACGGGGTGTTCCCGGCGCTCAAGGACAGTGACTCCTATGTCGCCGAGGCGACCTCCGAGAAACTGCTCGGGAAGAACTACGACGCCGCGCAGACCGTCGTGAAGGACAGCCTCTCCACCATCACCACCGACTGGACCTTCGGGCCGAACTGGACCGCCATGTTCACGGAGATGCAGGCCGGCTGGGCCAAGGTGGTCAGCAAGGAGCAGACGGTGACCGACCTCCTCGCCCACATGCAGGAGTGGACGGTCAAGGACCTGAAGTCCCGCGGTATCAGCGTCAAGGGCTGA
- a CDS encoding carbohydrate ABC transporter permease, whose product MTMTEERAATTGKVRRLNRPDPAARSRGGQRFLLVGLALASMYSLFPVWWLIVASTKDRTGLYQSNGLWFSDGWHLWDNLRQLFTYNDGIFLRWTANSLLYAGVGSLGGTLLALATGYGLARFQFPGRNLVFACVVGSFLIPIALLTLPLYLLFSEIGLVDTPWAMLIPCLINPFSVYLAKVYTEATIPYELLEAARIDGAGELRIFFSIVLRMMTTGGATVFLLAFVNTWNAFFLPLTVLRGEENWTLNLGLYNWSGKRLESGVDLTSLVLTGALLSIVPMAIMMVAMRRYWRSGVTLGALK is encoded by the coding sequence ATGACCATGACCGAAGAGCGCGCTGCGACGACCGGCAAGGTGCGCCGGCTCAACCGGCCCGATCCCGCCGCTCGTTCACGGGGCGGGCAGCGGTTCCTGCTGGTCGGGCTGGCGCTCGCGAGCATGTACAGCCTGTTCCCGGTGTGGTGGCTGATCGTCGCCTCGACCAAGGACCGTACCGGGCTCTATCAGAGCAACGGGCTGTGGTTCTCGGATGGTTGGCATCTGTGGGACAACCTGCGTCAGCTGTTCACGTACAACGACGGCATCTTCCTGCGCTGGACCGCCAACTCCCTTCTGTACGCGGGGGTCGGCTCGCTGGGCGGGACGCTGCTGGCGCTGGCGACGGGGTACGGGCTGGCCCGGTTCCAGTTCCCGGGCCGGAATCTGGTGTTCGCGTGCGTGGTCGGGTCGTTCCTGATCCCGATCGCGCTGCTCACGCTGCCGCTGTATCTGCTGTTCTCGGAGATCGGGCTGGTCGACACGCCCTGGGCGATGCTCATCCCCTGTCTGATCAATCCGTTCAGCGTCTATCTGGCGAAGGTCTACACCGAGGCGACCATCCCGTACGAGCTGCTGGAGGCGGCCCGGATCGACGGCGCCGGCGAGCTGCGGATCTTCTTCAGCATCGTGCTGCGGATGATGACGACCGGCGGGGCGACCGTGTTCCTGCTGGCCTTCGTCAACACCTGGAACGCCTTCTTCCTGCCGCTGACCGTGCTGCGCGGCGAGGAGAACTGGACCCTGAACCTGGGCCTGTACAACTGGTCCGGCAAACGCCTGGAGTCCGGCGTCGACCTGACGAGTCTGGTGCTGACCGGCGCGCTGCTGTCCATCGTGCCGATGGCGATCATGATGGTCGCGATGCGCCGCTACTGGCGGTCCGGCGTGACCCTGGGGGCCCTGAAGTGA